In Vigna unguiculata cultivar IT97K-499-35 chromosome 3, ASM411807v1, whole genome shotgun sequence, a single genomic region encodes these proteins:
- the LOC114177144 gene encoding cytochrome P450 77A1, whose protein sequence is MHLTDVFLFAFALLFLRWWWRRWSATGGGPKNLPPGPPGWPIVGNLFQVVLQRRHFIYVIRDLRKKYGPIFTMQMGQRTLIIVSSADLIHEALIQRGPQFASRPQDSPIRLIFSMGKCAINSAEYGPLWRTLRKNFVTEMITPLRIKQCSWIRKWAMEAHMSRIQQEARLHGFVEVMSNCRLTICSILICLCFGAKIEESRIKSIESILKDVMLITLPKLPDFLPVFTPLFRRQVKEAKELRKRQVELLAPLIRNRKAYVEGRFSGDEMASTVGAAYVDSLFGLEVPGRGRLGEEELVTLVSEVISAGTDTSATAVEWALLHLVMDQEIQERLYKEIVECVGKDGVVTESHVEKMPYLSAVVKETFRRHPPSHFVLSHAATEDTKLGGYTVPKNASVEFYTAWLTEDPNMWEDPNEFRPDRFLSGDGVDVDVTGTKGVRMMPFGIGRRICPAWSLGMLHINLLLAKMVQAFHWLPNPNAPPDPAETFAFTVVMKNPLKAVIVPRSI, encoded by the coding sequence ATGCACCTCACGGACGTCTTTCTCTTCGCCTTCGCCCTCCTCTTCCTCCGTTGGTGGTGGCGCCGCTGGTCCGCCACCGGGGGCGGGCCCAAAAACCTCCCGCCTGGGCCGCCCGGTTGGCCCATCGTCGGGAACCTCTTCCAAGTGGTGCTGCAGCGGCGTCACTTCATCTACGTAATCCGCGACTTACGTAAGAAATACGGCCCAATCTTCACCATGCAGATGGGCCAGCGCACGTTGATCATCGTCTCCAGCGCGGACCTCATCCACGAGGCCCTCATCCAGCGCGGCCCACAGTTCGCGAGCCGGCCCCAGGACTCCCCCATCCGTCTCATCTTCAGCATGGGGAAGTGCGCCATCAACTCCGCCGAGTACGGCCCTCTCTGGCGCACCCTCCGGAAGAACTTCGTCACCGAGATGATCACCCCGCTCAGGATCAAGCAGTGCAGTTGGATAAGAAAATGGGCCATGGAGGCCCACATGAGCAGGATCCAACAGGAGGCCCGTCTCCATGGTTTCGTGGAAGTCATGAGCAACTGCAGACTCACCATCTGCAGCATCCTCATCTGCCTCTGCTTCGGCGCCAAGATAGAGGAGAGTCGGATCAAGAGCATAGAAAGCATTTTGAAGGACGTCATGCTCATCACGCTCCCCAAGCTCCCAGACTTTTTGCCCGTCTTCACGCCGTTGTTCCGCCGCCAGGTGAAGGAAGCCAAGGAGTTGAGGAAAAGACAGGTGGAACTGCTGGCGCCGTTGATAAGGAATAGAAAGGCCTACGTGGAGGGGAGATTCTCCGGCGATGAAATGGCGAGTACCGTTGGTGCTGCTTACGTGGACTCGTTGTTCGGGTTGGAGGTTCCCGGACGAGGGCGGTTGGGGGAGGAGGAGCTCGTGACGCTCGTGTCGGAGGTTATCAGCGCCGGGACGGACACGAGCGCCACCGCGGTGGAGTGGGCGCTGCTTCATCTGGTGATGGATCAGGAGATTCAGGAGAGGTTGTACAAGGAGATTGTGGAGTGTGTGGGGAAGGACGGGGTGGTTACGGAGAGTCACGTGGAGAAGATGCCTTACCTGAGCGCGGTGGTGAAGGAGACTTTCCGGCGTCACCCGCCGAGCCACTTCGTGCTGTCCCACGCTGCGACGGAGGATACTAAGCTGGGAGGGTATACGGTCCCGAAGAACGCGAGTGTGGAGTTTTACACGGCGTGGTTGACGGAGGATCCGAATATGTGGGAGGATCCGAATGAGTTCCGACCCGATAGGTTTTTGAGCGGGGATGGGGTTGACGTGGACGTGACCGGAACTAAAGGTGTGAGGATGATGCCCTTCGGTATTGGGAGGAGGATCTGTCCGGCGTGGAGTTTAGGCATGTTGCATATAAACTTGTTATTGGCTAAGATGGTGCAGGCTTTCCACTGGTTGCCCAATCCCAACGCCCCACCCGACCCGGCTGAGACATTTGCTTTCACTGTTGTCATGAAGAACCCTCTGAAGGCAGTTATTGTTCCACGatccatttaa